Genomic window (Methanobrevibacter sp. TMH8):
CATTAATATGATAGAATCATATATTAATGATAAAATATTAAATAGTAAAAAATAAAACTTTAATTTAATATTATTCAAAATAAAGAAATATTTATTAATTTTTAAACAAAAATATCAATATATAGTAATAATAGTTAAAAATAAAAATATAGCTTTTAAAAATTTGTAAAATAGCTAATTAACTATTAAAAATATTTTAAAATATTTTAAAATATTTATTGTTACTTATTTGATAATTTATAAACAATATGGGGAAAAACATGAAAAAAATTTTACTATGGTTAATAATGGGCACGAGGGGTGGATTAAACCGTGGCAGAATAATAAAAGCATTGCATAAAAGACCTTTTAATGCTAATAACCTTAGTGAAAGCTTAAAACTCAATTATAGGACTGTTACTCATCATTTAAATATATTAGAGGAAAATAAAGTAGTTACTAGTGTTGGGGAGAAGTATGGGAAAATTTATATGCTTTCAGATAGTATGGAAAAAAATTATAGTGAATTCGATAACATTTGGATACAATTAGTAGAAGATTAAATTTATAGATTATAGAATTAGAATAATACTTAGTTAAACCACCTAATTAATAATTGATAATGGTTAATAATTAAATAGAAATTAAA
Coding sequences:
- a CDS encoding winged helix-turn-helix domain-containing protein gives rise to the protein MGTRGGLNRGRIIKALHKRPFNANNLSESLKLNYRTVTHHLNILEENKVVTSVGEKYGKIYMLSDSMEKNYSEFDNIWIQLVED